The following proteins are co-located in the Acidicapsa acidisoli genome:
- the pdxR gene encoding MocR-like pyridoxine biosynthesis transcription factor PdxR: MDFVIPILRDSGPIFRQIYAALRDAVLAGKLPQGERLPSTRELAEHLHVSRTVVLLAYDQLLAEGYVSGRRGSGTFVAGDLNLTMMKEHTVSAQIRLSRYGRRAADASSHISFPQRRERPLRYDFAYGRSNIDLFPFEAWRRMLLRTARKAPVRELDYGAAAGSPELQEAIASHVKRSRGVVCDPSQVLIVNGSQQALDLIARVLVEPNDVIGLEEPGYQGTREVFRVAGARLHGIPVDHDGIVPEKITPGARMVLVTPSHQFPTGAVLSLSRRLALLDWAKRKRAVIVEDDYDGEFRYGGQALESLQGLDREGRVIYIGTFSRTVFPSLRIGYMIAPVTLVSAFTAAKWLCDRHTSMLEQQTLSEFIAGGMYERYLRRVRRSNTARRDALLESIDTVLGNDVEVTGQGAGAHVVLWPRADVNERIVIERAEGCGVGIYGLSGYYLGKRTRPGIILGYARLSESEIREGIRRLHAIFRPDGTMRRSRSSRKPITR; encoded by the coding sequence ATGGATTTCGTAATACCAATTCTGCGAGACTCGGGACCTATCTTTCGGCAGATTTACGCCGCGCTCCGCGACGCAGTGCTCGCCGGCAAGCTACCCCAGGGAGAGCGTCTGCCATCAACTCGCGAGTTGGCCGAACATCTTCATGTTTCGCGCACCGTGGTATTGCTTGCCTACGATCAACTGCTCGCGGAGGGATATGTGTCCGGGCGGCGCGGTTCGGGAACGTTCGTGGCCGGCGATCTCAATCTAACGATGATGAAGGAGCATACGGTTTCTGCGCAGATTCGCTTGTCCCGCTACGGGAGGCGGGCGGCGGATGCCTCATCGCATATCTCATTTCCGCAGCGACGTGAACGTCCTCTGCGTTACGACTTTGCATACGGCCGTAGCAATATCGATCTGTTTCCATTCGAGGCATGGCGGCGTATGCTGCTGCGCACCGCGCGTAAGGCCCCTGTGCGCGAATTGGACTATGGCGCGGCCGCAGGTTCTCCGGAGTTACAGGAAGCGATCGCGTCGCATGTGAAGCGGTCACGGGGAGTGGTGTGCGACCCATCGCAGGTCCTGATCGTGAACGGATCGCAGCAGGCGCTGGACCTCATTGCTCGCGTGCTGGTCGAGCCCAACGATGTGATTGGTTTGGAAGAGCCTGGATATCAGGGCACTCGCGAGGTCTTTCGCGTTGCAGGCGCCCGTCTGCATGGAATACCGGTAGACCATGACGGGATCGTTCCGGAGAAGATTACGCCCGGAGCGCGCATGGTCCTGGTTACACCATCGCATCAGTTCCCAACAGGTGCAGTCCTGTCGCTTTCGCGGCGACTGGCGCTTTTGGATTGGGCAAAGCGCAAGCGAGCTGTCATCGTCGAAGACGACTATGATGGCGAATTCCGATATGGAGGCCAAGCCCTCGAATCACTGCAAGGTCTGGACAGGGAGGGACGCGTTATCTACATAGGAACGTTCTCACGTACTGTGTTTCCGTCCTTGCGCATCGGATACATGATCGCTCCGGTAACACTTGTATCGGCTTTCACCGCGGCTAAATGGCTGTGCGATCGACACACATCGATGTTGGAGCAACAGACGCTCTCGGAGTTCATTGCGGGCGGGATGTACGAACGGTATTTAAGGCGCGTTCGACGGAGTAACACGGCACGTCGCGATGCGCTCCTCGAATCCATCGACACGGTCCTCGGAAACGATGTGGAAGTGACGGGCCAGGGCGCAGGCGCGCATGTTGTTCTATGGCCACGCGCCGATGTGAACGAAAGAATCGTCATTGAGCGAGCGGAAGGCTGCGGCGTGGGCATTTATGGCCTGTCGGGCTACTATCTCGGAAAACGCACACGCCCCGGAATCATTCTTGGATATGCGCGCTTAAGTGAATCAGAGATTCGTGAAGGCATTCGTCGACTGCATGCTATTTTCCGGCCAGATGGGACGATGCGGAGATCGAGATCGTCGCGGAAGCCGATCACACGATGA
- a CDS encoding YceH family protein, giving the protein MQLTSVETRVLGALIEKEITTPEYYPLSLNALVNACNQKNNREPVMALDEVEVRQALHGLEDEHLAAPVRGDGRVAKFEHHCQEVFNFTRGEIAILCVLLLRGPQTPGELRGRTERMYRFDELGDVQSVLQRLMTRDPALVKVLPRQPGTKEARYAHLLSGDVQGFESASASASSSSANSSTYASSQATDPELSERVAQLESEVADLTRELGELREQVERISRLLE; this is encoded by the coding sequence ATGCAGCTCACCAGCGTAGAAACCCGCGTCCTCGGCGCCCTGATCGAGAAGGAGATCACCACCCCCGAGTACTATCCGCTTTCGCTCAACGCGCTGGTGAACGCCTGCAACCAGAAGAACAACCGCGAGCCGGTGATGGCTCTTGATGAGGTTGAGGTGCGCCAGGCGCTGCATGGCCTCGAAGACGAACACCTCGCAGCCCCCGTCCGCGGAGATGGCCGCGTTGCCAAATTCGAGCACCACTGCCAGGAAGTCTTCAACTTCACCCGCGGCGAAATCGCAATTCTCTGCGTCCTGCTCCTCCGCGGCCCGCAGACGCCCGGCGAACTGCGCGGACGCACCGAGCGCATGTACCGCTTTGACGAATTAGGCGATGTGCAAAGCGTCTTACAGCGCCTGATGACCCGCGATCCGGCCTTGGTGAAAGTCCTGCCACGCCAGCCCGGCACTAAAGAAGCCCGTTACGCGCATTTGCTCAGCGGCGACGTGCAGGGTTTCGAATCCGCATCCGCTTCCGCCTCATCAAGCTCGGCAAACTCATCGACCTACGCAAGCTCGCAGGCAACCGATCCGGAACTCAGCGAGCGCGTCGCCCAGCTCGAATCGGAGGTTGCCGATCTCACGCGCGAACTAGGGGAACTGCGCGAGCAGGTCGAGCGCATCTCCCGGCTTCTCGAATAA
- a CDS encoding DUF1223 domain-containing protein, producing MKLLALLAILAWINGAELTQGLDAPNSAKPILVELFTSEGCSSCPPADIWLQKLDSTQPIAGAQAIVLSEHVDYWNHDGWKDPYSSQLFTDRQNGYVRALGLNSPYTPQVIVDGTSVLKLSDSQQVSQVLLNAVKAPQVPVTISAMTVDGSAPAVLRAHIEVDGTSQKRNADIYAALALDHAESQVLHGENGGHRLTHVAVAQELIKVGKLEKGRPFSKDFQANLKPGIDPGNLRLVVFVQEPNLGVVLGAALHESSPTRQ from the coding sequence ATGAAACTGCTTGCCCTTCTCGCCATCCTCGCATGGATAAACGGTGCTGAACTGACGCAAGGCCTCGATGCACCGAACTCTGCAAAGCCGATTCTGGTCGAATTGTTTACTTCAGAAGGTTGCTCCAGTTGCCCTCCTGCGGATATCTGGTTGCAGAAACTTGACTCGACTCAACCCATTGCAGGAGCGCAGGCGATCGTACTCAGCGAGCACGTAGACTACTGGAATCATGACGGCTGGAAAGACCCGTACTCCTCACAATTGTTCACAGATCGTCAGAACGGCTATGTTCGCGCCCTCGGACTGAATTCCCCGTACACGCCGCAAGTGATCGTCGACGGAACAAGTGTATTGAAATTGAGTGACTCACAGCAGGTGAGCCAGGTGCTGCTGAATGCGGTGAAGGCTCCGCAGGTTCCTGTAACAATCAGCGCAATGACAGTTGACGGGAGCGCACCGGCTGTTCTCCGAGCTCATATAGAGGTTGATGGAACGTCACAAAAACGCAATGCAGATATCTATGCGGCACTTGCGCTCGATCACGCGGAGTCTCAGGTATTGCATGGAGAAAACGGTGGCCATCGGCTCACACATGTAGCCGTTGCGCAAGAACTGATCAAAGTAGGCAAACTGGAGAAGGGAAGACCCTTCAGCAAAGATTTTCAAGCAAATCTGAAACCGGGCATCGATCCCGGAAATCTCAGGTTGGTCGTTTTCGTGCAGGAGCCTAATCTCGGAGTTGTGCTTGGGGCCGCGCTGCATGAAAGCAGTCCCACGCGCCAGTAA
- a CDS encoding Dps family protein produces MSKSESAVLDTRESKELKTPTDLARKGVVEIAEELKHLLADTFVLYIKTKNFHWHMSGPHFRDYHLLLDEHADQIFEITDEIAERARKIGETTLHSIADIAHFQRLKDNSEAFVAPKDMLSELHSDNMQLVKFMRETHEITSKHNDVATTSLLENWIDQAERRAWFLFETLRAH; encoded by the coding sequence ATGTCAAAGAGCGAATCAGCAGTTCTGGATACCCGGGAGAGCAAGGAACTGAAGACTCCAACCGACCTTGCGCGCAAGGGCGTTGTGGAGATCGCCGAGGAGTTGAAGCATCTCTTAGCCGACACCTTTGTTCTGTACATCAAGACGAAGAACTTCCACTGGCACATGAGCGGCCCCCACTTCCGCGATTACCATCTCCTGCTCGACGAGCACGCGGATCAGATCTTTGAAATTACCGACGAAATCGCAGAGCGCGCCCGCAAGATCGGCGAAACCACTCTGCACTCCATCGCCGACATCGCCCATTTCCAGCGATTGAAAGACAATTCCGAAGCCTTCGTGGCTCCGAAAGACATGCTTTCCGAACTGCACTCGGACAACATGCAACTGGTCAAATTCATGCGCGAGACGCATGAAATCACTTCCAAGCACAACGACGTAGCCACAACCAGCCTGCTCGAAAACTGGATCGATCAGGCAGAACGCAGGGCATGGTTCCTCTTCGAAACCCTGCGCGCACACTAA
- a CDS encoding pyridoxamine 5'-phosphate oxidase family protein — protein sequence MNITGRSRIKRVPKRAAYDTETIHSILDAAFVAHAGFTVNQQPFVIPTIYGRNADKLYLHGSPASRMLRELQTGVPACIAVTIVDALVLARSAFHHSMNYRSVVAFGHARMIQDAARKTEALRIISEHILAGRWDEVRSPSEKELKATEVLEFSIEEASAKIRTGHPIDDEADYALPVWAGILPLPVLPQSPIPDPGSPEGIGVPASVRSLLGAFRSDTDELRSMDSIAKRS from the coding sequence ATGAACATCACCGGACGCTCTCGCATCAAGCGGGTCCCCAAACGCGCAGCATACGACACAGAAACGATCCATTCGATTCTCGATGCCGCGTTCGTGGCACATGCCGGCTTTACCGTCAACCAGCAGCCATTTGTTATTCCGACAATCTACGGACGCAACGCTGACAAGCTTTACCTGCACGGTTCGCCTGCTAGTCGCATGTTGCGTGAGCTGCAAACCGGCGTGCCTGCTTGCATAGCCGTAACGATCGTGGATGCGCTTGTGCTCGCACGCTCAGCCTTTCACCACTCGATGAATTACCGATCGGTAGTTGCCTTCGGACATGCCCGCATGATCCAGGATGCAGCTCGGAAGACCGAGGCGTTGCGCATCATCTCCGAACACATCCTCGCCGGTCGCTGGGATGAAGTGCGCTCTCCCTCCGAAAAAGAACTGAAGGCCACCGAAGTGCTGGAGTTCTCGATCGAAGAAGCGTCAGCCAAAATTCGAACGGGTCACCCGATCGATGACGAAGCGGACTACGCGCTGCCCGTATGGGCGGGTATCCTGCCGCTTCCGGTGCTGCCGCAATCGCCCATACCGGACCCTGGATCGCCGGAAGGAATCGGCGTACCCGCCAGTGTACGCAGTCTGCTCGGTGCGTTTCGCTCTGATACCGACGAACTGAGGAGCATGGACTCTATCGCAAAGAGATCGTGA
- a CDS encoding M28 family peptidase has protein sequence MKSKKIARLLSPNSRTTLAILLAAVMMGTSAYAFQIKLPFEKKKKPAPAPAAPAAPVDTIQKYEPLVDPENIRAHVRFLSDDLLEGRYPGLRGGDLAAKYIATQFALYGLKPAGDQGTYFQNINFVGMKVNPDETNFALVNSAGEPTPLKYADDYTVANQTLTPAVDIEAPIVFVGYGVTAPEFGWDDYAGVDVKGKVILCIVGDPPSDDPKFFGGKALTYYGRWTYKFEQAARKGAVGALIIHRTDLASYGWDVVKNSNTSEKTFLRDDKNPHLQAASWIQLDVAKKIFAATGLNFDQQFADAGKPGFKPVELAVKLQAHVASTVRPFQSANVVGILPPAVKPPSDQAVLYTAHYDHLGFVAGPDGNPKSPGDNIFNGAADNGTGVGMLLEMARVWSQVKIPLPHSVIFSAVTAEEQGLLGSEYLGQNPPVPAGQIALDINYDMILPIGKPQEIDVNGAQRTSFYPEVEKTAKAFDMTIVPDPRPEAGSYYRSDHFSLSRVGIPAFSVDEGTLFEGHDHAWGETKLKDFVANDYHNFSDNYHPDWDFAGNAKLVRFGMDLGWQAISSTTPITWNKGDEFEAARLASQKP, from the coding sequence GTGAAATCCAAGAAAATTGCAAGGCTTCTCTCGCCCAACAGTAGGACCACGCTGGCCATTTTGCTGGCCGCCGTCATGATGGGCACGTCGGCGTATGCTTTTCAGATCAAGCTGCCGTTCGAGAAAAAGAAGAAACCCGCACCCGCACCCGCCGCGCCTGCTGCACCTGTAGACACGATCCAGAAATACGAGCCGCTCGTCGACCCGGAAAACATCCGCGCCCACGTCAGGTTTCTCTCCGACGATCTGCTCGAAGGCCGTTATCCCGGCCTGCGCGGCGGCGATCTCGCGGCCAAATACATCGCCACGCAATTCGCGCTCTATGGCCTCAAACCCGCTGGCGATCAGGGCACGTACTTCCAGAACATCAACTTCGTCGGCATGAAGGTCAACCCCGACGAGACAAATTTCGCCCTGGTCAATTCCGCCGGTGAACCAACTCCGCTGAAATACGCCGACGACTACACCGTTGCGAATCAAACCCTCACCCCCGCCGTCGATATCGAGGCCCCGATCGTCTTCGTCGGCTACGGAGTCACCGCTCCCGAATTCGGCTGGGACGACTATGCCGGCGTCGACGTGAAGGGCAAAGTGATCCTCTGCATCGTCGGCGACCCGCCATCCGACGATCCGAAATTCTTCGGCGGCAAGGCGCTCACCTACTACGGCCGCTGGACCTACAAATTCGAACAGGCCGCGCGCAAGGGCGCAGTCGGAGCGCTGATTATCCATCGCACCGATCTCGCCAGCTACGGCTGGGACGTGGTGAAAAACTCCAACACCAGCGAAAAGACCTTCCTTCGCGACGATAAGAACCCGCACTTGCAGGCTGCAAGCTGGATTCAGCTCGATGTAGCGAAGAAGATCTTCGCCGCCACCGGCCTCAACTTCGACCAGCAATTCGCCGATGCCGGCAAGCCCGGATTCAAGCCCGTCGAACTGGCGGTCAAGCTTCAAGCCCACGTCGCAAGCACGGTTCGCCCATTCCAGTCGGCAAACGTCGTTGGCATCCTGCCTCCCGCCGTCAAGCCGCCGTCCGACCAGGCGGTGCTCTACACCGCGCACTACGATCACCTCGGCTTCGTGGCCGGCCCCGATGGCAATCCAAAATCGCCCGGAGACAACATCTTCAACGGCGCAGCCGACAACGGAACCGGCGTTGGCATGCTCCTGGAGATGGCCCGCGTCTGGAGCCAGGTCAAGATTCCCCTGCCGCACTCCGTAATCTTTTCCGCCGTCACCGCCGAAGAGCAGGGCCTATTGGGCTCCGAATACCTCGGCCAGAACCCGCCCGTTCCCGCAGGCCAGATCGCGCTCGACATCAACTACGACATGATCCTGCCCATCGGCAAACCGCAGGAGATCGACGTCAACGGCGCTCAGCGCACCAGCTTCTATCCTGAAGTCGAAAAGACCGCCAAGGCCTTCGACATGACCATCGTTCCCGACCCCCGGCCCGAGGCCGGCAGCTACTACCGCTCCGACCATTTCTCGCTCTCACGCGTTGGCATTCCCGCCTTTTCCGTAGATGAAGGGACGCTCTTCGAAGGGCACGATCACGCCTGGGGCGAAACCAAGCTGAAGGACTTCGTCGCCAACGACTACCACAACTTCTCCGACAACTACCATCCCGACTGGGACTTTGCCGGCAACGCCAAACTGGTTCGTTTCGGCATGGACCTCGGCTGGCAGGCAATCTCGTCCACAACGCCAATCACATGGAACAAGGGCGACGAATTCGAGGCCGCCCGACTGGCCAGCCAGAAACCGTAA
- a CDS encoding ferredoxin--NADP reductase, translated as MLRQTYTARLVQKACISDIAQCYHLEFQIDEMPTFDFAAGQFISTVAVDGRGKTQTRAYSIASASSANRFDLCVNRVENGFFSNHLCDLPEGGTVQVHGPHGNFTLRSPLTDSIFVATGTGIAPMRSFTQWLFPEEGEHAGEDRSEGKQFWLIYGTRYESELYYRDYFDRIAAEHENFHYITTLSRAGDEWEGHRGYVQEYLGHIVETRGHAATLASAAVAGAVAETAVAVEEMLQNQTPTFDIHTYICGLNNMVSAVRERLTGFGWHKKQIIFERYD; from the coding sequence TTGCTCCGTCAAACCTATACTGCCCGCCTCGTGCAGAAAGCTTGCATTTCGGATATAGCCCAGTGCTATCACCTCGAATTTCAGATCGACGAGATGCCCACCTTCGATTTCGCCGCTGGACAATTCATCTCCACCGTTGCCGTCGATGGCCGGGGCAAGACCCAGACGCGAGCCTACTCGATAGCGTCAGCCTCCAGCGCCAACCGCTTTGACCTGTGCGTGAACCGCGTCGAAAATGGCTTCTTCTCAAATCACCTTTGCGATCTGCCCGAGGGTGGCACAGTTCAGGTCCACGGACCTCACGGGAACTTTACCCTTCGCTCTCCGCTGACAGACTCCATCTTTGTTGCGACAGGCACTGGAATTGCACCCATGCGCTCCTTCACCCAATGGCTCTTTCCGGAAGAAGGCGAACACGCCGGGGAAGACCGGAGCGAAGGCAAGCAGTTCTGGCTGATTTATGGCACGCGCTACGAAAGCGAGCTTTACTACCGCGACTACTTCGACCGCATCGCCGCCGAGCACGAGAATTTCCACTACATCACCACCCTCAGCCGCGCGGGCGATGAGTGGGAAGGGCACCGAGGTTACGTGCAGGAGTATTTGGGCCACATTGTCGAGACCCGCGGCCATGCCGCCACTCTCGCCTCAGCCGCTGTAGCCGGCGCGGTCGCAGAAACTGCTGTAGCCGTCGAAGAAATGCTACAAAACCAGACTCCGACCTTCGATATCCATACCTACATCTGCGGCCTCAACAACATGGTTTCGGCCGTTCGAGAGCGCCTCACCGGCTTCGGCTGGCACAAGAAACAGATCATCTTCGAACGCTACGACTAA
- the pdxR gene encoding MocR-like pyridoxine biosynthesis transcription factor PdxR, with translation MKHDNLHEYTQVAGDSGFVCVYGHEAFDLSSIRRRLVSNHIQMSVYCNSQNNVTMRPPCAGISPIIVVDRKAAAPLHKQIYDAYRAAILRGDIRPGQQIPSSRELALEIKVSRFPVLNAYAQLLAEGYFESRACAGTYVSSSLPEQLMSVQKPVVIPAQTHSGPRPIARRSLLFPGFDSSATTRGYGAFGVHQPAIDQFPFQIWSGLVTHHSKNPRANILHHIDPLGSERFRDAICNYLRTARAVKCEPNQIMIVSGSQQALDITARVLLDQGSAVWVEEPGYSLERTVLIAAGCRLIPVPVDSEGLNVSAGLELYHKARAVFVTPSHQYPLGSTMSASRRLQLLNWAQSSGAWVIEDDYDSEYRYDSQPIASLQGLDANSRVIYIGTFSKVLFPSMRIGYIVIPPDLVERFVAVRFAMDIFPPYLYQEVLADFMNMGHFGRHIRKMRQLYSERRKVLTESLRNECSDLLEVHGSEAGMHLTVTLANGLRDREIAARAAQNKLWLFPLSPSYFGRRVRQGFILGFGSTTTNEIPRAVRQLRSVLVN, from the coding sequence GTGAAGCACGACAATCTTCACGAATATACTCAGGTCGCAGGCGACTCTGGTTTTGTCTGCGTCTATGGTCATGAAGCTTTTGACTTATCCAGTATCCGGCGGCGTCTGGTCAGTAACCATATCCAGATGAGCGTATATTGTAATAGCCAGAATAATGTAACTATGAGACCTCCCTGTGCCGGAATATCGCCCATCATCGTCGTTGATAGAAAAGCGGCCGCGCCACTGCACAAGCAGATCTACGATGCATACCGTGCAGCAATCCTTCGGGGCGACATTCGTCCTGGACAACAGATACCATCAAGCCGTGAGCTTGCACTCGAAATCAAGGTATCTCGTTTCCCTGTCCTCAATGCATATGCTCAGCTTCTGGCCGAAGGGTATTTTGAGAGCCGGGCATGTGCAGGGACTTATGTGTCCAGCTCTTTGCCAGAGCAATTGATGTCAGTGCAAAAGCCCGTCGTTATACCGGCTCAAACTCATTCCGGGCCGCGGCCGATAGCACGCCGCTCCTTGCTCTTCCCCGGCTTCGACAGCAGTGCAACGACGCGTGGCTACGGCGCGTTTGGTGTGCACCAGCCGGCAATTGATCAGTTCCCGTTTCAGATTTGGTCTGGCCTTGTAACTCACCACAGCAAAAATCCCCGTGCCAACATCCTTCATCACATCGACCCACTTGGTTCCGAACGGTTTCGTGACGCTATCTGCAACTATCTCCGCACTGCCCGAGCAGTTAAGTGCGAGCCAAATCAGATCATGATTGTTTCCGGTTCCCAGCAGGCGCTGGATATCACCGCACGCGTTCTTCTCGACCAGGGTAGTGCCGTGTGGGTCGAGGAGCCCGGATACAGTCTGGAGCGAACGGTACTCATAGCGGCGGGCTGCCGCCTCATACCAGTTCCCGTGGACAGCGAAGGCCTGAATGTGTCGGCAGGGCTTGAGCTATATCACAAGGCGCGTGCCGTCTTTGTAACTCCCTCCCATCAATATCCGCTTGGTTCGACAATGAGCGCCTCGCGGCGACTTCAGCTTCTCAATTGGGCGCAGAGTTCGGGAGCCTGGGTCATTGAGGATGACTATGACAGCGAGTATCGCTATGACAGTCAGCCCATCGCGTCATTGCAGGGATTGGATGCGAATTCTCGCGTGATCTATATAGGGACATTCAGTAAGGTCCTGTTTCCTTCAATGCGAATCGGATATATCGTGATTCCGCCTGACCTTGTGGAGCGCTTCGTTGCAGTCCGCTTTGCCATGGACATTTTTCCACCTTATCTTTATCAGGAAGTGCTTGCAGACTTTATGAACATGGGACACTTTGGCCGGCATATCCGAAAAATGCGGCAACTATATAGCGAACGGCGAAAAGTGCTTACCGAAAGCCTTCGGAACGAATGCAGCGATCTCCTGGAAGTACACGGAAGCGAGGCCGGTATGCACTTGACGGTCACATTGGCAAATGGGCTTCGCGATCGAGAGATCGCGGCGAGAGCGGCCCAGAACAAGCTGTGGCTGTTCCCATTGTCTCCTTCTTACTTTGGCCGGCGGGTTCGTCAAGGTTTCATCCTGGGTTTTGGGAGTACAACGACGAACGAGATACCACGGGCCGTTCGTCAACTACGCTCCGTGCTGGTCAATTGA